Within the candidate division KSB1 bacterium genome, the region AAGAGATTAGTGGCATAGAGTAACGCGTGGAGATCGGGAGGTGTCAAGACCGCAAAGGCCCTCGTGTGGAGTTTCTCCACACCTGTAGTCGAGAGCCATGGGCTGTGCTTGACGGCGGACCTCCAGGGGCGTGGGAATTTACCACAGTGTGGTGTTTTCCCCCAGTGCGTTGAAAGGTTCTTGCGAAAAGAACAGTGGTAGAGTGGGGAAAACCGAAGAAAACACGCGTCATTCACCGATACCCCGCTGCTCTCGAACGGCATTCTGGATAAAACATCTACCTTTGCTCCTAGGTGACGCACACGAGACCGCGCGCCGCGCAGGGATAGTCTTACGACGAACCCGATGACACGCCCTGGCGGTGGCGTGTACCACGCCAGAGAAGAGGAGTCCCCGGCGGGGTTTCGCTTGGGTTGTGTGGTTCGAACTCGGAGAAACCTTCGGTCGTTGGCGGTCGGTCTTGACTGATTAGGCTGCGCGGGCTACCTGGTGCAGTAACGATCGTCTTCAAAGCGAAAGAAGAACCACGGGTTAGTAGATGAACACGCAGGTGCGCAATGGCAGTTGTCGAGGTTGCTGGAGCGAGGGTTTAAGAAGGTATGCCGTTACGAGCTAGGAGGCCTGGGGAAGGGAAATGCACGTCAGGTGGGGCAAAGAAGCGTTCTGCCAGGGCAAAGGGTGCGACGTACCCTATGGGACTTCAATCTGGTAGCGCTTGATCTTTTCGTACAGCGTCTTGCGGTCGATGCCCAAAAGTTGAGCTGCACGGGAACGATTCCCGGCTGTGGCTACCAGCACTCGCGCGATGTGCTCCTTTTCCATTTGCTCCAGCGTGCGGATTTCCTGTGATGCGGGAAGGGGCGCCTTCTCTTCTGCGCGCAGGTGTGACGGCAGGCTGTCAGGCGTGATCTGGTCGCTCTCCTCCACAATTACCGCCCGTTCGATGACATTTTCCAGCTCGCGGACGTTGCCCGGCCAACGGTAGTTGCATAGCAACTGCATAGCCTCCGGCGAAATGCCTGCAACCGATCTTTTCCGGCGCTGGTTGTACTTTTGCAGAAAATGGTGGGCCAGCAGCGGTATGTCCTCTTTTCTCTCTCGCAGGGAAGGGAGATAGATGGGGATGACACTGAGGCGGTAGTAGAGGTCTTCGCGAAAGGTGCCCTCCTGCACGCAGCGACGAAGGTCCCGGTTGGTGGCGGCGATAATGCGCACATCCACCTTGATGGTGGTCGTCCCCCCGACCCGACGAATCTCTCTCTCCTGAATGGCTCGCAAGATCTTGGCTTGCATGTTCAGGGAGATGTTGCCAATCTCATCGAAGAGGAACGTGCCGCCGTTGGCCAGCTCGAAGCTGCCGTGCTTGGTGGCGATGGCGCCGGTGAAAGCCCCTTTGACATGCCCGAAGAGCTCACTTTCAAACAGGGTTTCCACTAATGAGCCGCAGTCCACAGTGAGGAATGGCTTATCTCGGCGCAGGCTGTTGTAGTGAATGGCACGGGCGATGAGCTCCTTGCCTGTGCCACTTTCGCCATAGATGAGCACCGTGGCATCCGTGGGCGCCACCTTCTTCACCAGGCGAAAGACCTCGCGCATCCGTGGACTGTCTCCCACGATTATGTCGGTGCGGCCATCCAGCTCGATTTTCCATTCCTGCTCTGGGCCCCCCGCCAGGAGTTCGCGTTTTTGCAAGACCTTGGAAACTACTTGCCGGACGTCGTTGGGCGGGAAAGGTTTTGGAATATAGTCGTAGGCGCCCAGGCGCATCGCCTCCACTGCCGTTTCCACCGTGGCGTACCCGGTGATCATAACCACCTCAGTGCCCGGGTGCTGTTGTTTGATGTACCGGAGCACCTGCAGGCCGTCGGCCCCAGGCATCTTCAAGTCCAGAAGCACGATATCAAATTCCCGTTCCGCGAGCATGTGCAGTGCCTGCAGCCCGTCGACTGCGGTCTGCACGTGGTAACCATCGTCACGCAACACCCGCGCACACCCTTCCCGGATGCTCGCATCGTCGTCTGCTACCAGGATGTATACGTCAACGCCGCGGTCTCTCATCGGCTGTGTCCATGACTGGAAGCTTGATGTGGAACGTAGTGCCCTTGCCCACCTCCGTTTCCACCTCAATGACGCCGTTGTGTTTGCGAACGATGCCGAACGCAATCGACAGGCCTAACCCTGTGCCCTTGCCCAGCGGCTTGGTGGTGAAGAAAGGGTCAAATATCTTGCTGCGGATTTCTTCGGGAATGCCTGGACCAGTGTCGCGGATGGAGGTGACCACATAGGAATTGTCTTGCACCGAGGTGGTCACCTCCAAGGACCCGTTACCTGCCATGGCCTCTGCCGCGTTCATGATGATATTGATGAAGACCTGCTGCATCTGCCCTACGTCCACCATGACCTTGGGAAGGAGCGGGCTCAGATTCCGGGTCACGGTGATTCCCTTGAATATGGCTTGCGTGACCACCAGATCCAGGGTCGTGTTGATGATCCTATTGAGGTCGGTGAGAGTCATCTCCAATTTGGTTTGCCGAGAAAAGTCCAACAGTCCGCGCACGATCCTCCGGCAGCGTTCGGTCTCCCGCACGATGACCTGGAGGTCTTCCTTGATGGGATCGCCGTCCTTGGCCTTTTCCAACAAGAGATTGGCGTAGAGGAGAATGCCACCGAGGGGATTATTGAGCTCGTGGGCTACGCCGGCGGCCAGCTGGCCCACGGTGGCCAGGCGCTCCGACTGCATAATGGTCTGCTGGGCGCGCTGCTTGAGCTGTTCGTCGCGGTCAAGGAGAGAGGCAGCCATGAAGTTGAACATGTGGCCCAGCGTCCCGATTTCATCGCGCGAATTTACATGCACCTTGTGGCTGAGGTCGCCCTGGGCTAATTGCTGCGTGGCCTCGGCAAGGCGGCGCAACGGTTTCAGAATGCCATTGGCCAGAACGATACTGATGAGAAGCGCCCCAACTACGCCTGCCAAGGTGATGCCGCCAAAGGTCAGCAGCGTGGCACGCCGCAGGTCTGCGAACTTTTGCTCCAACATGCCCACGTAGAGCATGCCGATGATCGTGCCGGCGTGGGAGCGGATGGGTTCATAGGCGGTGATGTACCAGTGATTCACCACAAAGGCCCTCTCGATCCACGGCAGCCCCTGGACTAACACCCGGTCGTGCACGGCGCTGGACACCTGCGTTCCGATGGCGCGGCTGCCATCCTCGCGCAAAACGTTTGTGGAAATGCGGATGTCGCCCAAGAAGATGGTGGCGGAGCCGATCTCTTTGCCCTTGTAGAGCTCCCCTTGATAGACAGTCTGCTTGATGGTGTCGACCAGCTCATAGTTGCGGTTCAGCAGCACCCCGCCGTAGATGGTGCCGAGCAAGAGACCCTGTTCATCGAGTACCGGGGCTACGGCTTTCAGCATCATGCCCCGAGTTTCCTCACCGCCCGGTCGTGGTTTGGCCATAGGGGTGGGGATTACCTGAATGCGCGCCTTCTCAGCCAGATCTGTTCCCTCTTTGCGGAGCTCTTCTTCAGGAATGAGCGTCGTACCCGCCGCAGCCTGGCCGGTGAGGAGCACGCGTCGGACGAGCTCATCTTCACTCTGGCTATCCCCTGCCACGCCGGGATTGCGAGCACGATAGAGCACGATTCCCCGCGCGTCGGTAGCACCGAGGATGTCCAGCGACTCCATGGAGAGCGTCTTCTGCAGCTCTCTGCCCAACGCCCTGATGTTGCCTGCGGCCAGGCCTTCGCGCACATAGTAGCGGATGGACGTGAGCTCTACCACGTCCCGAATGCGGTCCAACTTGTTACGGTACAGGGCTCGCGCCGTATTGAGGTCGTTGCGCACCTTGTCCTGTGCCTGTCGTACTACCACGTCGCCGATGAGGCGGAACCCAACCCAGGCAGCAATGGCGCCCGTGAGCAGTACCACCACAACGAAACTAAGAATGAGTTTGGTGCGCAAAGAAATATTCATAAGCTCTTTGCTGTCGAGGTCTGTCTTGTGTGCGCCAAGCCCGGTCTTGCGTGAACGAGTCCTCGCGCCACCTCTTGCAATTTAAGAAAAACGGTTGACTGGGTCAACAAAAATGTTATATTTAAACAAACAAGAAAGCTTGCCTGGCACAAGAGAGGAGACTCTTGATACAAGTCATCGGCGTGAGTTTCTCCTACCCATCTGCGGACGGCGGCACCACACCCGCCATAGATGGGGTCTCCCTTACCATTGAGGAGGGAGAGTCATTAGGCTTGATGGGGGCCAACAGCTCAGGCAAGACCACCCTCGCACGATGTCTCAACGCACTGCTGGTGCCGACCCGCGGACAAGTGTTGGTTGACGGCCTGGACACGCGGGACCAGGCTAACCACCTTGCCATCCGCCAAAAGGTGGGGATGGTCTTCCAGAACCCGGACAATCAATTGGTTTCAACCACTGTTGAGCGCGAGATTGCCTTCGGTCTGGAGAACCTCGGGGTACCCCACGAAGAAATGCACGCGCGTGTGGACCAGGCGTTGGCCGAGTTTGACCTCGAGCGGTACCGTAACCACCCGCCGCATCTTCTTTCTGGAGGCGAGAAGCAGCGCCTGGCTCTGGCCGCAGTCATGGCCATGCGCCCAAAGTATTTGATCCTGGACGAGCCCACGTCGCTCCTGGACCCCAAGGGGCGGGAAGCCATTGTGGCCATGATTCAGCGCTTGCACCGCGAAGAGAAGCCTGACGCCAAAGTGTCCACACTCCTCATCAGTCAGTACCCTGAGGAGTTGCTGGGGGTGGATCGTTTGTTGGTCATGCACAAAGGACGCCTGGTGATGGAGGGCCCACCGGGGCAGGTATTCCGGCAAGTGGAGCGCCTTCATGAACTTGGTCTGGAGCCACCTGTAGAGTACGAACTTGAGCATCTTTTTGCCCGCCATGGTCTGGAATGGCATGCGTAGAATCGTAGGAGGAAGCCTTGCCTGTGAGCGCCGGCAGGGATCAGGCTCGTCCCCCGCAGGCCGCGTTATTCTGGCGCTGGCGGTCTTGGTAAGCTGGGTTCTCACTGCTCCTGCCGAGACCATTGTGCTTAGAGTGGCCAATTGGGGTGGCGCCGAAGAGGTCAAAAGCGAGCAGCTCATCGCCGACGAGTTCGCCCGTCAACACCCGGGGGTGGAAGTTCGCGTCGAGTCGATACCCGCATCTAACTACAAAGAGAAGGTGCTGGCCGCCATCGCGGCAGGCTCGCCTCCGGATGTGTTCCTGCTCGACTCGGTGATCATGCCAACCTTCATCAATCGGGGCCTTCTGTTAGACTTGATGCCAATTGCCAGGGCCAAAGGAATTGACCTCTCCATGTACTTCCCCAATGTGCTCCGCATCGGCATGCGGGACAGTGCCCTCTACGCCTTCCCGAAGGACTTTAACCCAATCGCCATGTACTACAACCGCCGTCTGTTCGACGCCGCCGGGCTGCCCTATCCGAGGCGCGGTTGGACGTGGGATGACTATTTGGAGCTTGCGAAGAAGCTCACCAAGGACCTGGACGGCGACGGGCGCATTGATCAGTTCGGCACGGCGTTCTCCACCTACTTGTTCTACTGGCAGCCTTTTGTATGGATGAACCACGGCGACATTTTGAGCCCCGACGGCACGCGGGCCATGGGCTACCTAAACTCCCCCGCGACGGAGGAGGCGATCCGATTCCTCATCGACTTGCGGGTGAAGCATCAGGTGGCGCCGCATGCGCAGTACGCCGCAGCCGAAAGCGGGGGCATCACCCGGCTTTTCTTCACCGGTCGCATAGGGATGGTGGTGAGTGGCCACTGGCTGCTGACTACCATCCAAGAGTACATGAAGCGAGGGGAGTTGGAGGTAGGGGTGGCCCCACTGCCGGATCCAGCCAATGGCACGCACATCACCGTGATGTACGAGGCAGGGTGGTGCGTGCCCAAAGGCACCGCGCATCCAGAGCTGGCTATGGAATTGGCGGCCTTCATGGGGGGCAAATGGGCCGGAATGCAACGCATCGAGTCGCTCATCGCCATCCCCGCCATCGTCGAGGTAGCCAAGAAGCAGGCCGAGCTGGACCCCTTTGGTCTGGAGCAGGTGTTCCTGGACGAGGTGCCCTATTGCCGGCAGCCGTGGGGTACGGTGGTGGAGCAATTCCGCCGGGTGGAGGAGCTGACCAAGGACGCCGTGGACCTGGTGCTCTACCGGGGTTGGGACCTGCACGAGATGCTTACCGATGCAGCACGGAAGATTGACAAGGATCTGGCCGATGCGCGGGCTACACCGGTGGCGGAGGCGCGTCCTGGCTCCGAAAGGGCATTTGTGTTGCGCTTCTTGCTGGCCGTAGGGGTGCTTTCTGCAGGGGTGGCGGCAGTGAACCTCGCTGCTGGGGGCAAGAAGGAACGCCGTGCCGCAGCGGAAGGGTACGCATTCTTGTTCCCCTCATTCGCTCACCTTTTGGTCTTCGTCTTAGCTCCCCTGCTTTTTTCCCTCTACCTCAGCGTGCACCGATGGGATGTGATCATGCCCACCAAGCCGTTCGTCGGCCTGGACAACTATCGATCCATTTTCACCGACCGCCTGTTTCTGAACGCACTGAAAAACACCGCGCTCTATTCGCTGCAAGTCCCCGTGGCTATGGCCATCTCGCTTGCGGTGGCGATGATGATGAATCAGCGCATCAAAGGTGTGAACCTGCTGCGCACCTTGTACTTTTTGCCCAGTGTCTCCTCTTTTGTGGCCATTGCCATGGTCTGGCAGTGGCTGTATGAGCCGCAGTTCGGGCTCATCAACTACCTCCTCCGCCTGCTTGGGCTCGGCTCATGGAGTGGCCTCAGCAGCCCAAACACGGCGTTGATCTCGTTGATGGTCATGACTATCTGGATGCAGATCGGGTACCAGATGGTTATTTTCTTGGCCGGGCTGCAGGGGATTCCAGACTTCCTCTACGAGGCGGCCATCATCGACGGCGCCAATGCGTGGCAGCGCTTTCGGCGTGTGACCTTGCCATTGCTCAAACCGACGACCTTCTTCATCCTGGTGACGGCCATTATTGGTTCGTTTCAGGTTTTTACCTCGGTATGGGTCATGACTCAGGGGGGGCCTGCCCGCGCCACTGACGTGGTGGTCTATCACATCTACCAGAACGCGTGGGAGTACCTGCGCATGGGCAGGGCCTCTGCTATGGCCTGGGTACTCTTTTCCCTCATCTTGGTAATCACGCTCATTCAGTTCCGACTGGTGGGCAGGCGCGTAGAGTATAGCTGAGGAGGCCCGTTATCCTACGGGCTGAGGCGCAAGAGGTTGAGGACGCAAAGGTGGCAGTCCGCATACAAAAGAGGTTCAATGTAAAGAGAGCCGGGAGGGTCGCAAGCCGGGTGGTGATATACGCGGTACTCCTTGTCCTGGCTCTATCCATGCTCATTCCCTTCCTGTGGATGGTGATGACCTCGTTTATGAATGAGCTGGAGGTGAGCCAATACCCGCCTAAGCTCTGGCCGAGCAAGTTCCTCTGGTCCAACTACCGAGAAGCGTTGACCCTGCTCCCCTTTGGGCGCTTTTTCGTCAATTCGGTGATCATGAGCTTGGGTGCGGTGCTGCTTCAGTTGATAGTGTGTTCGATGGCGGCATTCGCCTTTGCGCGCCTGCACTTTCGCGGTCGCGACCGCATCTTCGGCCTGTACATCGCAACGATGATGATCCCGGTGATTGTAACCATCATTCCTGCTTTTCTCATCGTAGACGCCTTCGGGTGGGTGAACACTTATCAAGGCCTGATCCTCTACTTCGCTTCCAGTGTGTGGGGGATTTTCTTGCTGCGGCAGTTTTTCCTCACGCTGCCGCGTGACCTTGAGGACGCGGCGCGCATCGATGGTGCTTCGACGTTTCATATTTACTGGCGCATTGCCCTACCTCTTTCCAAGCCGGCGCTTGCCACCTTGGGTATTTTTTCCTTCATGGCGGTGTGGCGCGATTTTCTCTGGTCATTGATCGTGACCACGCAGATGGACATGCGTCCCGTGGAGGTGGGGATTGCTTTCTTCCACAACATGCACGTGACCAAATGGCCATACCAGATGGCTGCCGCCGTGTGCGTTATGGTGCCCATCGTGGTTATCTTCTTCATGGCCCAGCGCTACTTCGTCAAGGGCATTACTCTTACGGGCTTGAAAGGGTAGGAGGCGTCGGAACCGGCATGCCTGCGTACCAGTTGGAGCCGCCAGAGAAGCAGCACATGAGCACCAGAGTAACCGCCAAGTTTGAAGGTAAGGGGACCATGAGCAGGCGACGTTTTGTGGGCCTTTCCGCACTGGGTGGCCTGGTCGGGTTGTTCTTGCCAGGAGTAAGGGCGCGTATCCAGGGAAATCGGCAGCAGCGGGTGAGCAAGGACATGCTCCGGGGCGCAGAGGGGATCACGGGCCTGCAGTTTACTGAGGAGGAGCGGGAACTCATGTTGGATGGCGTCAATGAGAATCTGGAGGCCTACGATAGACTTCGCGCCATCCCCTTGGACAACAGTGTGCCCCCTGCGCTCCAGTTCAATCCCCTGCCTGCTGGCGCAGCGCCGGAAGTGAAGCTCGGCAAGAATCGGCGGACAAAGGTGCAGCTTCCGCCGCTTCCCTCGGACCTGGAAGAGGTGGCCTTTTGGCCGGCGGTGTATTTGGCGGAACTAGTGCGGCGCAAGAAGGTCAGTGCGCGGGAGCTGACCGAAATGTACCTGGCGCGACTGCGCCGCTACGATCCGCACTTGAAGTGCGTGGTGACGCTCACCGAGGAGCGTGCCATCGAGCAGGCGCGGAGGGCGGACGACGAGCTGGCAAGGGGCAGGTATCGCGGTCCACTGCACGGTCTGCCGTGGGGGGCAAAGGACCTCCTGGCCACGCGGGGATACAAAACCACCTGGGGCGCCATGCCTTACAAGGACCAGGTCTTGGATTACGACGCCACGGTGGTGGAGCGACTGGACCAAGCAGGGGCAGTGCTGGTGGCCAAACTCACCCTCGGCGAACTGGCTTGGGGGGACGTATGGTTCGGCGGTCAGACCAAGAACCCGTGGAATCTGGAGCAGGGTTCCAGCGGCTCTTCCGCCGGTCCTGCCGCGGCGACTGCCGCCGGTCTGGTGGCATTTTCCATCGGCAGCGAGACCTATGGCTCCATTGTTTCGCCGTGCTCCAGGTGTGGGGTGACCGGTCTTCGTCCGACTTTCGGCAGGGTGAGCAGGTTCGGGGCCATGGCTTTGAGTTGGAGCATGGACAAGCTGGGTCCCATCTGCCGCTGCGTAGAGGATTGTGCGCTGGTTCTTGCGGCCATCCATGGGCCGGACGGCAAGGACCTGACGGTGGTTGACCTGCCCTTTGCCTGGGACGCGCGTGCCGACGTACGCAAGCTGCGGGTCGGATTTGTTGAGAGTGCCTTTGCCGACCCCCGGCGAGATGAGCAAGCCCGGGCGCGTGATACGGCTGTCCTGGATGTGCTCCGCTCATTAGGCGTAGACCTGGTGTCCATCGAGCTGCCCGACTATCCGGTGGAAGCCCTGGAATTCATTCTTAGTGCCGAGGCCGCGGCGGCTTTCGACGAGTTGACGCGCACAAACCGGGATGACCTCATGGTGCGCCAGGTCAAGAACGCCTGGCCCAACGTGTTCAGGCAGTCCCGCCTCATCCCGGCCGTCGAGTATATCCAGGCCAACCGCGTACGCACCTTGCTGATGCAGGAGATGGGCAAACTCATGACCAAGGTCGACGTCTACGTTGCACCATCTTTCGGAGGCAACAACCTCCTGCTGACAAACTTGACCGGACATCCGGCTGTAGTGGTGCCCAATGGGTTTAGCGAAAAAGGGACACCCACGAGCATCACCTTTGTGGGCAGACTCTTTGATGAGGCACAACTCCTGGCGGTGGCAAAGGCCTATCAGGACGTGACGGAGTTTCATTTGCAGCACCCCACACTGCCAGCATGATGCTGGCCGGCCCGGAGAGAGCGCACAGCACCAAGGAGGGGAATATGTACAAAGTCCAGGAGATATTCGTCGTGGTGGAGAACCGACCGGGCGTCATTGGGCGTTTGTGTCAGGAGTTGGCTCGCCGCAAAATTAACATCGAGGCCATCGGCGTGTTCGGCGATGTGGCCAAGTTGCGCGTATCAAACACGGCCAAGGCCATGAAGACGCTCATAGCCTTGGGTTACGAGGTAGAAGAGCGGGAGGTGCTTGTTGCGGAGCTGGACAATCAGCCTGGCGCCTTGGCCAAACTGGCCACGGCGTTGGGTGATGCGGGAATCAACATCGAGTACTGTTACGGGACGATGAACCCGGGTCAGGAGCGCGGGACCGTCATTCTGGATGTTTCGGACGTTGAGCGAGCTCTGGAAATCGCTGGCGAGTAGTGGCGTCAGTCGGAGAGGCTACCCTCACCCAAGAGCGCGTAGGGCCTGCGGCCGGGGAGGCGCCAGACCCCAGGCGCTTATGCCCAGCTGGGTGCACCGTTTCTTGTGCAGGAGCTTGTCGCGCCCAGGCTCCGCGGACGCGACGCGCGCAGAAAGCGTGGAGGCCACATGGAAGTCAGACAGGTGAGCTCACGCGCGGAGGAGCGAGCATTTGTCTCGTTGCCCTACGTGCTTTATCGAGAAGACCCTTACTGGGTGCCACC harbors:
- a CDS encoding cache domain-containing protein, which encodes MNISLRTKLILSFVVVVLLTGAIAAWVGFRLIGDVVVRQAQDKVRNDLNTARALYRNKLDRIRDVVELTSIRYYVREGLAAGNIRALGRELQKTLSMESLDILGATDARGIVLYRARNPGVAGDSQSEDELVRRVLLTGQAAAGTTLIPEEELRKEGTDLAEKARIQVIPTPMAKPRPGGEETRGMMLKAVAPVLDEQGLLLGTIYGGVLLNRNYELVDTIKQTVYQGELYKGKEIGSATIFLGDIRISTNVLREDGSRAIGTQVSSAVHDRVLVQGLPWIERAFVVNHWYITAYEPIRSHAGTIIGMLYVGMLEQKFADLRRATLLTFGGITLAGVVGALLISIVLANGILKPLRRLAEATQQLAQGDLSHKVHVNSRDEIGTLGHMFNFMAASLLDRDEQLKQRAQQTIMQSERLATVGQLAAGVAHELNNPLGGILLYANLLLEKAKDGDPIKEDLQVIVRETERCRRIVRGLLDFSRQTKLEMTLTDLNRIINTTLDLVVTQAIFKGITVTRNLSPLLPKVMVDVGQMQQVFINIIMNAAEAMAGNGSLEVTTSVQDNSYVVTSIRDTGPGIPEEIRSKIFDPFFTTKPLGKGTGLGLSIAFGIVRKHNGVIEVETEVGKGTTFHIKLPVMDTADERPRR
- a CDS encoding sigma-54 dependent transcriptional regulator; this translates as MRDRGVDVYILVADDDASIREGCARVLRDDGYHVQTAVDGLQALHMLAEREFDIVLLDLKMPGADGLQVLRYIKQQHPGTEVVMITGYATVETAVEAMRLGAYDYIPKPFPPNDVRQVVSKVLQKRELLAGGPEQEWKIELDGRTDIIVGDSPRMREVFRLVKKVAPTDATVLIYGESGTGKELIARAIHYNSLRRDKPFLTVDCGSLVETLFESELFGHVKGAFTGAIATKHGSFELANGGTFLFDEIGNISLNMQAKILRAIQEREIRRVGGTTTIKVDVRIIAATNRDLRRCVQEGTFREDLYYRLSVIPIYLPSLRERKEDIPLLAHHFLQKYNQRRKRSVAGISPEAMQLLCNYRWPGNVRELENVIERAVIVEESDQITPDSLPSHLRAEEKAPLPASQEIRTLEQMEKEHIARVLVATAGNRSRAAQLLGIDRKTLYEKIKRYQIEVP
- a CDS encoding carbohydrate ABC transporter permease, which codes for MAVRIQKRFNVKRAGRVASRVVIYAVLLVLALSMLIPFLWMVMTSFMNELEVSQYPPKLWPSKFLWSNYREALTLLPFGRFFVNSVIMSLGAVLLQLIVCSMAAFAFARLHFRGRDRIFGLYIATMMIPVIVTIIPAFLIVDAFGWVNTYQGLILYFASSVWGIFLLRQFFLTLPRDLEDAARIDGASTFHIYWRIALPLSKPALATLGIFSFMAVWRDFLWSLIVTTQMDMRPVEVGIAFFHNMHVTKWPYQMAAAVCVMVPIVVIFFMAQRYFVKGITLTGLKG
- a CDS encoding ACT domain-containing protein: MYKVQEIFVVVENRPGVIGRLCQELARRKINIEAIGVFGDVAKLRVSNTAKAMKTLIALGYEVEEREVLVAELDNQPGALAKLATALGDAGINIEYCYGTMNPGQERGTVILDVSDVERALEIAGE
- a CDS encoding amidase, whose protein sequence is MPAYQLEPPEKQHMSTRVTAKFEGKGTMSRRRFVGLSALGGLVGLFLPGVRARIQGNRQQRVSKDMLRGAEGITGLQFTEEERELMLDGVNENLEAYDRLRAIPLDNSVPPALQFNPLPAGAAPEVKLGKNRRTKVQLPPLPSDLEEVAFWPAVYLAELVRRKKVSARELTEMYLARLRRYDPHLKCVVTLTEERAIEQARRADDELARGRYRGPLHGLPWGAKDLLATRGYKTTWGAMPYKDQVLDYDATVVERLDQAGAVLVAKLTLGELAWGDVWFGGQTKNPWNLEQGSSGSSAGPAAATAAGLVAFSIGSETYGSIVSPCSRCGVTGLRPTFGRVSRFGAMALSWSMDKLGPICRCVEDCALVLAAIHGPDGKDLTVVDLPFAWDARADVRKLRVGFVESAFADPRRDEQARARDTAVLDVLRSLGVDLVSIELPDYPVEALEFILSAEAAAAFDELTRTNRDDLMVRQVKNAWPNVFRQSRLIPAVEYIQANRVRTLLMQEMGKLMTKVDVYVAPSFGGNNLLLTNLTGHPAVVVPNGFSEKGTPTSITFVGRLFDEAQLLAVAKAYQDVTEFHLQHPTLPA
- a CDS encoding extracellular solute-binding protein — encoded protein: MRRIVGGSLACERRQGSGSSPAGRVILALAVLVSWVLTAPAETIVLRVANWGGAEEVKSEQLIADEFARQHPGVEVRVESIPASNYKEKVLAAIAAGSPPDVFLLDSVIMPTFINRGLLLDLMPIARAKGIDLSMYFPNVLRIGMRDSALYAFPKDFNPIAMYYNRRLFDAAGLPYPRRGWTWDDYLELAKKLTKDLDGDGRIDQFGTAFSTYLFYWQPFVWMNHGDILSPDGTRAMGYLNSPATEEAIRFLIDLRVKHQVAPHAQYAAAESGGITRLFFTGRIGMVVSGHWLLTTIQEYMKRGELEVGVAPLPDPANGTHITVMYEAGWCVPKGTAHPELAMELAAFMGGKWAGMQRIESLIAIPAIVEVAKKQAELDPFGLEQVFLDEVPYCRQPWGTVVEQFRRVEELTKDAVDLVLYRGWDLHEMLTDAARKIDKDLADARATPVAEARPGSERAFVLRFLLAVGVLSAGVAAVNLAAGGKKERRAAAEGYAFLFPSFAHLLVFVLAPLLFSLYLSVHRWDVIMPTKPFVGLDNYRSIFTDRLFLNALKNTALYSLQVPVAMAISLAVAMMMNQRIKGVNLLRTLYFLPSVSSFVAIAMVWQWLYEPQFGLINYLLRLLGLGSWSGLSSPNTALISLMVMTIWMQIGYQMVIFLAGLQGIPDFLYEAAIIDGANAWQRFRRVTLPLLKPTTFFILVTAIIGSFQVFTSVWVMTQGGPARATDVVVYHIYQNAWEYLRMGRASAMAWVLFSLILVITLIQFRLVGRRVEYS
- a CDS encoding ATP-binding cassette domain-containing protein, giving the protein MIQVIGVSFSYPSADGGTTPAIDGVSLTIEEGESLGLMGANSSGKTTLARCLNALLVPTRGQVLVDGLDTRDQANHLAIRQKVGMVFQNPDNQLVSTTVEREIAFGLENLGVPHEEMHARVDQALAEFDLERYRNHPPHLLSGGEKQRLALAAVMAMRPKYLILDEPTSLLDPKGREAIVAMIQRLHREEKPDAKVSTLLISQYPEELLGVDRLLVMHKGRLVMEGPPGQVFRQVERLHELGLEPPVEYELEHLFARHGLEWHA